The genomic interval ATTCTCACCACCAAATCATCTATGAAGTTTCTTGCTTTTGCTTTTAATGTTAATTATTTTGTACATAAAACTAGTGTTGGCACATAGCAAGCACAAGTGGATGTCCAGACCCCTTGTGTAGTGGCTTCCTACTCCCTCCTTGTGGTGTAGTGCAGTTGGGTCTTCACTCACAGTAAACACTCACTCAAGATGAGCCAAGTTGACATTCAGTGGGCATCTTGAGGTCTCATTTCACCAAGTTCTCACTAAACTGAGTTCTCATGTAACTGCATCAAACTCACATTGCTTACCATAGAGACATCATTGAATTGAAGCTCTGTTTGTGTGCCAAGTCAAATGagtctctttcttattttatttgtttatttttatttatttatttatttatttatttatttatttatttatttatttatttattattatctctaAGACTGCATTTGATTGATTCTTCATACTGAAACCCATGGTATTACATGAGCACAATATTGTGGTACCATTCAAACAATCAGTATTTCAGCACTTCCCTCCCtgcatttcatttatttctttagtcCAGCTGAGCCCTTGTCAAAAATTGGCTTTCAGCTATTCAATTAAGTGTCAGGTCTTACTTATATTATTTTCCTGGGAAGAGCTTTCAAAGAAATTCACTGTGAGATCTTAAATCAAGGACATTCATATGATGTCTTGAAAGTAGTGTCAAGGGAAAACCAAAACTGCCATTGATCCCAAGGAGTTGATACCCAGCAATGTGCCACCACACGCAACACTATTTAGGTCGATGTTTTACCGTCTTACACTATTATCCAAAAGTAGATGTTTGTGTATTCAGTGCCCAGTATaatcctcctcttattccctgTCTTATTACCTCTGAGAAATGtgttatttataatatatatctTCCTAAAGAGAGCCTAAATATCCATTATAAAGTAGTGTTCTGAGTGTGGTCATGACTGCATTAAAGGAGCAGCAGTTGTGTTGAATGAGCATGATGAATGTGGTGTGTTTCTGGGGTAGCTTGTGAGTGAGGGACCACTGAAGGAAGTCATGTAGGTCAAGGAGTAATTCTTATTGAGTGGATGAGGCAACCTTCACCACATTACTTGGTGATGTGGAGCTTTGGGAGTTATTTGGAAGGATCAATTTACCATAAAATGTcaatgataaatgataaaagtATTGTACTATTGCATCtttgtatatgtatatgcaCATAGTATGTCTATGTACTTCACTTGCTTGCCAACTTATGACTGTAGTCGCTAAATTCATATGTTGATGTGAAGATAAGttgaaagaaggggaggcaaggaaggCAGTGTGTTTGGTGGACCTTGTAGGGATTTCAATAGATGCCCTTCATGATTTATCTGTACTTAGAAACTCTTAAAAGACCATCAGTAAACATAGCATTGTGTCACACAGCTCAGTTATACCCTTTTCTAGGCCGTACATGTTATGATTCATGGAGTTGAGGTGATAAGCATTTGTCCTAGTGTTGAATGTCACTCTGAGGTATAAATAGGTTGATGCTGTCCAAAGAAACttgctctcttcttccctgtAAAAACTGTAGTGGCTGAGGAGGTCACATGATTAGTAGATTAACCCATTTCTCCTTGCAGTGGGCCATCACgatgagggtgaggaggaagctGGATGGATCGAGGGTGTGGCCATCCTTATTTCTGTggcagttgttgtttttgtcacaGCCTTTAATGACTACACAAAAGAGAAACAGTTTCGGGGACTACAAAGCCGTATCGAGGGCGAGCACAAATTTTCGGTTATTCGAGGAGGTGAAGTTCAGCAGATAGGCGTTGGGGATATTGTCGTCGGTGATATTTGCCAAGTAAGACCTGATTCTGTTCTGCCACCACTCTGTCCGTCCTCacccctcctgtgtgtgtgtgtgtgtgtgtgtgtgtgtgtgtgtgtgtgtgtgtgtgtgtgtgtgtgtgtgtgtgtgtcttacttAGGCGTGTGTTTAGCGACCATCTGTGCTCCTTGTTGACTTAGTTACTTTCCTTGTAATGTAAACCACCAGACTCACGTATGACAGCTTGTTAGCCTGATTAAAGTGCTTTTGATGTTACATTGGTTCACTATAGCAGTATTAGCATAGCTGATAAATGGTAAATGAAGTAAATGAAACTAGTTAATGTAAGATTTAAGTCAAAACTGATATTTTTGTAATATCAGGACCTGAAGTATAATTAAATACTCAAAATGTTAATAGTACATTAATTCATCCAATATGATGTGGAGAGTTTAAGAGATTATTGTTCAGATATACACAAATGACAAGAATAATGTAAAGTAGGAATTCTTGTAAAACCTATAATTCACATGTTGAGTTCATTAtgagttatatatattttgatccGAAAAGGTTCATTAGTGGGGGCATGTGTGGTAAGACTTTGGCTGAACTGACTGTAGTAGTGGTGCTTCAAGGAGCAGTAACTAGACACATGAGAGGCTTGAGAGAAGAGTGATCACATCTTAGTTTTACACGTGCCTCATAATACATTGGTGCCTAATTCAAAACTACTAACCATTCTGTATCTTAAGTAATGTACAGCTTTATATGATTTGTCTGTTATGCTGATCCCTTTGAGTATtttatgtcttatttttttcttaattttcatcatGTTTTGGTAGGCAACACAAAAAAGGTGTTGCCAGAAGACCCTGGTTGACTCTGGTTATGTTTCTTtgcttttgtatatatttgcTACAGTATCTTTCCCACACTTGTTCATGACTGCCTCACGGATACAGGCACAGGTCACAGCAAGGTCTTCTGAGCCACCTGTCATCATAAGCTCTCCATCTTTTACcatcattttttcatttatgcaTCAACCATTAAGCTATATAAAGGATAACCAAAATACCaaacttttatatttcttagttaataaaagaaaaatctcaAAGGTGTAATAATTTATGTATTAAATGATAAGCTTTTATGTTGTTCACATAGTTAGGCAttttaagaaaaagaaatatttttcttaagatttaTAACTCAGGAATTAACTGGTGCTTTGTGTTTGTGCATTTCCAGATTAAGTATGGTGACTTGTTACCAACTGATGGCATTTTGTTACAAAGTAATGATTTGAAGATCGACGAGTCCTCACTAACAGGAGAATCAGACCATGTAAAGAAAGGGGTTGACCTTGATCCTATGGTGCTCTCAGGTAAAGAAATGGAGTCAAaatgaggaagtgtgtgtgtgtgtgtgtgtgtgtgtgtgtgtgtgtgtgtgtgtgtgtgtgtgtgtgtgtgtgtggaaaggtagttttcatatatatagaTTAGTGTCCTTTGAAGTCATGATCTGAATCTTTGCAGTTACAGGTGACTTATGACTCCTCCCAGGAGAGGCCTTTATATTGCCATCtcttgtgaaggaaaaaaaaaaggtgtttacTGGTGCAATTTTTCCTACAGGGACGCATGTAATGGAGGGGAGTGGCAAAATGATTGTTACTGCTGTTGGTGTAAATTCGCAGGCAGGTATCATCTTCACCCTGCTTGGGGCTGCTGCAGATGAAGAGCAAGTAGAGGcccggaagaggaagaaaggtaatcTGTCATGCACTGAGCTAAATACCCCAGTGATTGAAAGCTTCCACTAAATTCAATTTTCTCTCTGTGGTTGGTACTATTCTAGGTGATTAGTGTTGCAGGGATGATAGCTGAGCTTCATtgtggaaggaagagtagggaaagttttgtatttttttactttaaagagtattttttacattttaaaaTATAAACACATATAGAAGTGGCTTATTATTGAACTCCACTAGGAAGAGTAACATAGGAAGGAAATATGTACCAATGAAGCTCAGGCCTTAACTCAGCCACAACACAGCCAGACTCTCTGAGttgtggacatttttttttcactgtcagtttttatatttctcattTATAGACCTCCTCACACATCTTATTGAATCTAGGCACTCACCTGatactctattattattattattattattattattattattattattattattattattattattattattattattattatttgtttaaacTTTTTTACTACAAAGCCCACCCTCTTACAGTTTGCATGCTGCACCCCCAAACAAAAGCcaatcttttccttattttataaAAGTGAATGACTTAGTTTTAGGCATGTTAGTAAAAGCCATGGAATAGATTTTTTGAAGTTAATGGGAGATGACTGTAGAAACTTCTTCTAGATAACATAGGGATGGCAGCCTTTCTTTTAtagttctttttgttttagttcCACACAGCAATAGGCTTACTGACTGAAGTAATATATTATTTTCAAGTTACAGtacacaaaacacacttttaagTTTCTACTAGCTATTGCACTATAGTTGCTGAATCTTGTAATAGCTCATAGTGAGGGAGGACTCTACTTCCACAATTGTAGTCGGGCAATATTGCAGCTGTACAAGTAGTGTGATCTCAGGCTATGCTAGAGTTATATCACTCAGTATTAAGAGTAATGATTATTGATCCAGCTCATAGAAAATGGTCAGTAGCTCATCCAAATTTCATAttaagtggaggaaaagaaaatttgatCAGTTCAGTTTTTGTACTCTGTCCTGCCAAGCTGTGGATGGTACACCTTTGGCAGTGAAGAAAAGAGTCCCTAATACTACAAGTGCATAACCTTTATTTGCACTGAGATTGCCTCAAAACTAGTCATAAtaatttattgatattattttgtcTTATCCTCTGAAGTTAAGCACTAAACTTTACTGACTTAAATTTAAACAAGCTTTagtctcattttattttcatctttagaAATGGAACAGTTATGCAACACATTCCTTCAAGCTGCCAGTTGCACAGAGTTGTGTGGCACCTCCTGTTATGAAGCTACTGACTGGATTCTGACTCACAGTTGTGGTTTAGCCTGTTGACTAGCAGTCCTCTAACCAGGTTTCTCAGTACCTATTAGTGTTTCTCTTACCTTTGCCACTTAAAGCTTAAAGATTTGATTTTGATACCCCATCTAGTACTaatgattttattgttttccaacatcttttttttgcatgtaacCCCtgaccaaccaaccaaccactACTGTTGTTGCCATCCGACcccatcatcttcatctctcATCGCTTGTGCCCCAAAACAGAGGCCAAAAAGCAgcggaaaataaagaagaagggcGGTTCGGGCGAAGAGTTGATTGACGTCAATCCTAGTATGGCTCCTGTGGCTTTTAGTACTTCACATCCTCCTGctgcctttgtttctttccagGATATGTAGTTGTCATTTGCTTTCATCCACTTCCCTCGTCTCCCATTTTCTCTGGCGTGCgaattttctgtgtgtgttccACATTGATATTTGGGTATCTTGTTCTACTTTTTTGCACTGTGTTTTTTGCCAAAATGATATTCAATCTATATTCCAGTAGGTGACTTTAATTTTCTTGCCTCTATGTTTGTCATGTCCATGTGTGTTGCAGAATTGATGTTGTGGTAGAGATGTTTCTTACTGTATTCTATGTGAAGTGTTTATGCTAAGACTTGCTAAGGAATATTATTGCATCAAGGATTACAGTGTCAGTAATTTTGGTGATATTTGATACAAAGGCTTTTTTTAATACCACATACATATGTGTCACATTTATTAGTGATGAGTTTTAACATCAaggatatgtatatatataactttccATTAATGCAtgtttttaactttatttaccTACATCATTTTAATGCAGTTTGGTATGAATACAAGGTTTACAAGAATTTTATCTCAACAGTTTGACTAATTAGTTACTTTTACTGACTGCTTTGCTTGGGAATGCTAATAAACAAGCTATATGATGAACATTGTCAAAATATCAATGGCTGCTCCACTTACAGATAAGCAAGACGGCGGTGAGGCTGGCTCTGTGACGGGTAACTCTCACCACATAACAGCTAACTCCACCAGTGCCGACGGAGACATCAGAAATAACAAGCACTctaaaggggaagaggaagatgagacaCAAAGATCAGGTGGAAAGAGCCAGGAAAAATCTGTTCTACAAGCCAAGCTTACAAAGCTTGCTATCCAGATTGGCTATGCTGGTGAGCAAAAATTGtcattgatttctttttttttttccccccacaaTATGATGCATATGTAGATCAGCAGAAATACTGTACTATTTTTTGCATATATTCATAATTGTTTGATCaaaactttctcctcttttcaggTTCTTTCATTGCTGTGCTAACAGTTGTGATTTTGATTGTCCGTTTCTGCGTACAAACATTTGTTATGGAAGGCAAGCCGTGGTCTCCGTTTTATGCCAATCATTTTGTTAAGTTCTTCATCATCGGTGTTACTGTATTGGTGGTGGCTGTGCCAGAGGGTCTGCCCCTTGCTGTCACTCTCTCACTGGCTTACTCTGTGAAGGTGAGGAGAACCACCGTGCCAAATCTTTGTACCTTTGTATGAAAGTAGTTGTTAGTATTAATTAAGATGAGAAGTAAGATACAAATAATTACTAAAAATCTGTGTTAAATGAATTAAGAAAACTGAGCTGCTCTGAATTGTCTGTACACAATAGCTTAAACCACATTAACCTTGTTCCTTcacattatcatttttatttatttatttatttttttactctgcagaaaatgatgaaagacaATAACCTGGTGAGGCACCTGGATGCCTGTGAGACCATGGGCAATGCAACAGCCATCTGCTCCGACAAGACCGGAACTCTCACCACTAACCGCATGACTGTCGTTCAGGCGTACATTTGTAGCGAGGACTACAAGAACATGCCAAAGTTTGAATCCCTCCCACACAATGTTGCTGATCTGCTGCTGCATGCAATCAGTGTCAACTCTGCCTACACATCTCGAGTGCTGCCTGGGGATAATCCAGGGGACTTGCCGAAGCAGGTATGTGGTCAGACTGGTagcaagggaagagaagcaTGACTGTGATACTTCAACACTTTGTAGATGCCAGTGAGACAACAAAGTAATTTTTCCAAtaatgtttatcttttttcagGTTGGTAACAAAACAGAATGTGCTTTGTTAGGATTTGTGTTGGACCTTGGGAAAAGTTATCAGGCAATCCGTGAtgaaataacagaagaaaactTTCATCGTGTGTACACATTCAACTCTGCCAGAAAATCCATGTCCACGGTGATTCCTCGCGACGGAGGGTACCGTATTTTCACTAAAGGTGCCTCAGAAATTGTTATGAAAAAGTGAGTGTCATTTATTCTATAATGTACATGAAACAATTTACTTTTTGAAAGAAATGTGCTGTAATCAGTATATGATGATGTAAGAAAGTCATTGTATGTGGCATTAATGTAAACAATTTGTACAGGTGCTCCTTTATCCATGGTAAGGATGGTAAACTAGAAAGCTTCTCAAAATCAATGCAAGATCGCCTTGTTCGAGAAGTGATTGAACCAATGGCGTGTAATGGTCTACGCACAATCTCAATTGCATACAGAGACTTTGTACGAGGAAAAGCCGAAATTAACCAGGTGAAGTACATCTTTAACTTTTATTGAACTTGAATTGAtcaaacaatattaataaacatCTTGATACATTTTGTATTGTCAGATATTTTAGGGAAAGTCAGGATTTAGCTGAAGTAATAAGTATTCTTATGTGCTTCAACTAcagagaatatatataatactcCTGCTTCAGCCTGAGTTTTCTTGCCACGCTCATTTGTctcatcttcattattaactaatgtgctttttttgtttcatcattcaGGTACACTTTGAAAACGAGCCTCACTGGGATGATGAAGACCACATAATTAACAACctgacctgtctctgtgtgctgggGATTGAAGACCCAGTGAGACCTGAAGTACCTGATGCAATCCACAAGTGCCAGCGAGCAGGCATCACCGTGCGCATGGTGACTGGCGACAATATCAACACTGCGCGTTCCATTGCCTCCAAGTGTGGGATCCTCAAGCCTGGTGACAACAGCCTTATTTTAGAGGGAAAAGAATTCAACAGACGAGTCAGAGATTCTTCAGGAAAAGTAAGTTGTAGTTTCCACGACTTGGGTGATGAGGTGAGGTATTTCTGTAGGATAATgccaaagtaatttttttttttttttttttttttttttcctgcctgaTTGTGTAGCTCTTCAGGCAGTACTGATGCAGGAGAGGAGGCACATTGGTGCTGGCCTGACCATTTGAAAATTTTAATGTAGAGGAGTTTCTGGCTGTTGTCAATTAATCCATGCTAGACTGGAAGTACTTAGCAGTAGTTGTTACTATTTGAGAACGTACTAAGTAGGTAAGTGATATTGACAAGATTCAGTTGTACTTAAGTTGTGATTCCTCTAGCAAATGTTTGCAGCATAAAAATTTATTCTTGCCCTTTAGTGAAGAATATGACAAAATGAAATATGTTTCCCTTTTATATTCCTTATGTACTGGAAATGCACCATTTCTGTGCCTTAAGGAGACAAATGAGTAAGTCATTGATTCTTTCAGGTCCAACAACACTTGGTGGACAAAGTTTGGGTGAACCTGCGTGTATTGGCACGCTCCTCCCCCACTGACAAGTACACATTGGTGAAGGGAATCATTGAGAGCAAAGTGAGTGCCAATCgagaggtggtggcagtgactgGTGATGGCACCAATGACGGCCCTGCACTGAAAATGGCCGATGTCGGCTTTGCTATGGTATGTGGTTACTTCCCAGGTCAGAGGCAGAGGCCAGGCTTCACTTATAAGTTCATGAGATCATGTAGCATGAAGattaaatgtaagaaaaaagaaccCTGCCAATTTGTAATTTTCATTACACTGATGACATTACTTGTGTCATAAGACATAGAGTTGTGTCTTTTTAATACATTGTGATTTGTAAATAATTGTATGCTATACTGCTAAGCCTTTGTAGGGCTTTGGCTTTTATTAGAATTGAGGTTTAAGATAATAACAATTTAACAAGGTGTACTACACCATTCTCACTGACATTTTCCCCTCCACAGGGCATTGCTGGAACAGATGTGGCTAAGGAAGCTTCAGACATCATCCTGACAGATGACAACTTCACCTCCATTGTAAAAGCTGTCATGTGGGGACGTAATGTGTATGACTCCATTGCAAAGTTTCTACAGTTTCAGCTGACAgttaatgttgttgctgttgttgtagcatTCGTTGGTGCATGTGCCATCAACGATAGCCCTCTCAAGGTAGGGTGCTGTGTGTTTCACTTGAGATAACATGTACTATAATTGTCCTACTCCCACACAGATATTTAGTCACATGTTAAAGTTGGTTTGCATAATTAGCAGCACAGCATTGTATGCATTCAttatatgacttttttttatttatttttttatatttttataatttttttttcatcattatccttcttttctcaacTTCATTTGGAATTCAAACTTTGACACTTAGCTGAAAATTCAAGTAATGTAACTCAAATTTTCTCATGCTTTGACTCTTCATTATAGGCTGTACAAATGTTGTGGGTGAACCTCATCATGGATACTCTGGCCTCCTTGGCCCTGGCGACTGAGGCCCCAACCCCTGATCTGCTGCAGAGGAAGCCATACGGCCGCACCAAGCCTCTCATATCTCGCACCATGATGAAGAACATCTTGGGGCAAGCAGTTTACATGATTTCGatcatatttcttttgttattttatggtGAGGTTCTCTTGTATTACTTTTATCCTTGGTAACTTGAAATTCAGGTTTCCTCGTAATTACTCTGTGTTCATCTAAATCTATCTAAGATTGTAATTTGctagaaaatatatattcttcctttgccattataattaattaaaatggAAGGGATGTGTTTAAGAATGTAAACATTTCAAAGCATTGCCTTAaaggtaaattaataaatgtccttcttcttctcaggTGATAAAATGTTAGACATAGACTCTGGGCGTTATGCAGACATCCGTGACCCTCCCTCTCAGCACTTTACTATCATCTTCAACACCTTCGTCATGATGACTCTCTTCAACGAAATCAATGCACGGAAAATTCACGGACAGCGGAATGTTTTCCAGGGCTTTTTTAGCAATCCCATTTTCTACAGCATTTGGCTGAGTACATTAGCAGCTCAGGCAAGTACAACTCTATTACAGTATTATTCAgagtaatgaaacacacacacacacacacacacacacacacacagtgataagTGAAAATAATTACTCAGTTTATCTGATGGTTCTGGCTGTCAGAGAGGTCAGATCCCTACTTCCTAAATTGAACTTTGTTTGTTATATTGAGGGCTTTGCTCAGTCTGATGTAATAAATAATGAGAATTG from Scylla paramamosain isolate STU-SP2022 chromosome 23, ASM3559412v1, whole genome shotgun sequence carries:
- the LOC135112084 gene encoding plasma membrane calcium-transporting ATPase 2-like isoform X8 is translated as MATIDGRPAQYGITLRQLRELMESRGVEGVERIQREYGGTLEITKKLYSSPTNGLSGNASDMEHRRQTFGSNVIPPKPPKTFLTLVWEALQDVTLIILQVAAVVSLGLSFYKPPEETIAGAAAEKGIADEVGHHDEGEEEAGWIEGVAILISVAVVVFVTAFNDYTKEKQFRGLQSRIEGEHKFSVIRGGEVQQIGVGDIVVGDICQIKYGDLLPTDGILLQSNDLKIDESSLTGESDHVKKGVDLDPMVLSGTHVMEGSGKMIVTAVGVNSQAGIIFTLLGAAADEEQVEARKRKKEAKKQRKIKKKGGSGEELIDVNPNKQDGGEAGSVTGNSHHITANSTSADGDIRNNKHSKGEEEDETQRSGGKSQEKSVLQAKLTKLAIQIGYAGSFIAVLTVVILIVRFCVQTFVMEGKPWSPFYANHFVKFFIIGVTVLVVAVPEGLPLAVTLSLAYSVKKMMKDNNLVRHLDACETMGNATAICSDKTGTLTTNRMTVVQAYICSEDYKNMPKFESLPHNVADLLLHAISVNSAYTSRVLPGDNPGDLPKQVGNKTECALLGFVLDLGKSYQAIRDEITEENFHRVYTFNSARKSMSTVIPRDGGYRIFTKGASEIVMKKCSFIHGKDGKLESFSKSMQDRLVREVIEPMACNGLRTISIAYRDFVRGKAEINQVHFENEPHWDDEDHIINNLTCLCVLGIEDPVRPEVPDAIHKCQRAGITVRMVTGDNINTARSIASKCGILKPGDNSLILEGKEFNRRVRDSSGKVQQHLVDKVWVNLRVLARSSPTDKYTLVKGIIESKVSANREVVAVTGDGTNDGPALKMADVGFAMGIAGTDVAKEASDIILTDDNFTSIVKAVMWGRNVYDSIAKFLQFQLTVNVVAVVVAFVGACAINDSPLKAVQMLWVNLIMDTLASLALATEAPTPDLLQRKPYGRTKPLISRTMMKNILGQAVYMISIIFLLLFYGDKMLDIDSGRYADIRDPPSQHFTIIFNTFVMMTLFNEINARKIHGQRNVFQGFFSNPIFYSIWLSTLAAQIVIVQFGGRAFSTEALTLELWLWCILFGSGVLLWGQVVTSMPTKSLPKDLFSWGSGEPQTDPIADLTTEDKLDSDGKDSKRTGQILWIRGLTRLQTQEDQEGETHDGGEIRVVNAFRQGLDARPSNPNLAAVLKKQSSLNKRLSQGSSLEYADLCPDPEELTVPEIDVERLSSHSHTETAV
- the LOC135112084 gene encoding plasma membrane calcium-transporting ATPase 2-like isoform X7; protein product: MATIDGRPAQYGITLRQLRELMESRGVEGVERIQREYGGTLEITKKLYSSPTNGLSGNASDMEHRRQTFGSNVIPPKPPKTFLTLVWEALQDVTLIILQVAAVVSLGLSFYKPPEETIAGAAAEKGIADEVGHHDEGEEEAGWIEGVAILISVAVVVFVTAFNDYTKEKQFRGLQSRIEGEHKFSVIRGGEVQQIGVGDIVVGDICQIKYGDLLPTDGILLQSNDLKIDESSLTGESDHVKKGVDLDPMVLSGTHVMEGSGKMIVTAVGVNSQAGIIFTLLGAAADEEQVEARKRKKEAKKQRKIKKKGGSGEELIDVNPNKQDGGEAGSVTGNSHHITANSTSADGDIRNNKHSKGEEEDETQRSGGKSQEKSVLQAKLTKLAIQIGYAGSFIAVLTVVILIVRFCVQTFVMEGKPWSPFYANHFVKFFIIGVTVLVVAVPEGLPLAVTLSLAYSVKKMMKDNNLVRHLDACETMGNATAICSDKTGTLTTNRMTVVQAYICSEDYKNMPKFESLPHNVADLLLHAISVNSAYTSRVLPGDNPGDLPKQVGNKTECALLGFVLDLGKSYQAIRDEITEENFHRVYTFNSARKSMSTVIPRDGGYRIFTKGASEIVMKKCSFIHGKDGKLESFSKSMQDRLVREVIEPMACNGLRTISIAYRDFVRGKAEINQVHFENEPHWDDEDHIINNLTCLCVLGIEDPVRPEVPDAIHKCQRAGITVRMVTGDNINTARSIASKCGILKPGDNSLILEGKEFNRRVRDSSGKVQQHLVDKVWVNLRVLARSSPTDKYTLVKGIIESKVSANREVVAVTGDGTNDGPALKMADVGFAMGIAGTDVAKEASDIILTDDNFTSIVKAVMWGRNVYDSIAKFLQFQLTVNVVAVVVAFVGACAINDSPLKAVQMLWVNLIMDTLASLALATEAPTPDLLQRKPYGRTKPLISRTMMKNILGQAVYMISIIFLLLFYGDKMLDIDSGRYADIRDPPSQHFTIIFNTFVMMTLFNEINARKIHGQRNVFQGFFSNPIFYSIWLSTLAAQIVIVQFGGRAFSTEALTLELWLWCILFGSGVLLWGQVVTSMPTKSLPKDLFSWGSGEPQTDPIADLTTEDKLDSDGKDSKRTGQILWIRGLTRLQTQVIGGTLQERLIPVPYSKTSTDQAIRVVNAFRQGLDARPSNPNLAAVLKKQSSLNKRLSQGSSLEYADLCPDPEELTVPEIDVERLSSHSHTETAV
- the LOC135112084 gene encoding plasma membrane calcium-transporting ATPase 2-like isoform X1; this encodes MATIDGRPAQYGITLRQLRELMESRGVEGVERIQREYGGTLEITKKLYSSPTNGLSGNASDMEHRRQTFGSNVIPPKPPKTFLTLVWEALQDVTLIILQVAAVVSLGLSFYKPPEETIAGAAAEKGIADEVGHHDEGEEEAGWIEGVAILISVAVVVFVTAFNDYTKEKQFRGLQSRIEGEHKFSVIRGGEVQQIGVGDIVVGDICQIKYGDLLPTDGILLQSNDLKIDESSLTGESDHVKKGVDLDPMVLSGTHVMEGSGKMIVTAVGVNSQAGIIFTLLGAAADEEQVEARKRKKEAKKQRKIKKKGGSGEELIDVNPNKQDGGEAGSVTGNSHHITANSTSADGDIRNNKHSKGEEEDETQRSGGKSQEKSVLQAKLTKLAIQIGYAGSFIAVLTVVILIVRFCVQTFVMEGKPWSPFYANHFVKFFIIGVTVLVVAVPEGLPLAVTLSLAYSVKKMMKDNNLVRHLDACETMGNATAICSDKTGTLTTNRMTVVQAYICSEDYKNMPKFESLPHNVADLLLHAISVNSAYTSRVLPGDNPGDLPKQVGNKTECALLGFVLDLGKSYQAIRDEITEENFHRVYTFNSARKSMSTVIPRDGGYRIFTKGASEIVMKKCSFIHGKDGKLESFSKSMQDRLVREVIEPMACNGLRTISIAYRDFVRGKAEINQVHFENEPHWDDEDHIINNLTCLCVLGIEDPVRPEVPDAIHKCQRAGITVRMVTGDNINTARSIASKCGILKPGDNSLILEGKEFNRRVRDSSGKVQQHLVDKVWVNLRVLARSSPTDKYTLVKGIIESKVSANREVVAVTGDGTNDGPALKMADVGFAMGIAGTDVAKEASDIILTDDNFTSIVKAVMWGRNVYDSIAKFLQFQLTVNVVAVVVAFVGACAINDSPLKAVQMLWVNLIMDTLASLALATEAPTPDLLQRKPYGRTKPLISRTMMKNILGQAVYMISIIFLLLFYGDKMLDIDSGRYADIRDPPSQHFTIIFNTFVMMTLFNEINARKIHGQRNVFQGFFSNPIFYSIWLSTLAAQIVIVQFGGRAFSTEALTLELWLWCILFGSGVLLWGQVVTSMPTKSLPKDLFSWGSGEPQTDPIADLTTEDKLDSDGKDSKRTGQILWIRGLTRLQTQLRVIRAFKSTLEDLEERRSCHSLHSLHNMRNSRSQQGNRPMSDISYIDEDSMKSPSPNSGKRCGSCNTAVRLVTPIEESSPTTAETAPLVPPGSPQGGPAAAATQQLGHHRPHTHANTQNSSS
- the LOC135112084 gene encoding plasma membrane calcium-transporting ATPase 2-like isoform X4, which gives rise to MATIDGRPAQYGITLRQLRELMESRGVEGVERIQREYGGTLEITKKLYSSPTNGLSGNASDMEHRRQTFGSNVIPPKPPKTFLTLVWEALQDVTLIILQVAAVVSLGLSFYKPPEETIAGAAEMGHHDEGEEEAGWIEGVAILISVAVVVFVTAFNDYTKEKQFRGLQSRIEGEHKFSVIRGGEVQQIGVGDIVVGDICQIKYGDLLPTDGILLQSNDLKIDESSLTGESDHVKKGVDLDPMVLSGTHVMEGSGKMIVTAVGVNSQAGIIFTLLGAAADEEQVEARKRKKEAKKQRKIKKKGGSGEELIDVNPNKQDGGEAGSVTGNSHHITANSTSADGDIRNNKHSKGEEEDETQRSGGKSQEKSVLQAKLTKLAIQIGYAGSFIAVLTVVILIVRFCVQTFVMEGKPWSPFYANHFVKFFIIGVTVLVVAVPEGLPLAVTLSLAYSVKKMMKDNNLVRHLDACETMGNATAICSDKTGTLTTNRMTVVQAYICSEDYKNMPKFESLPHNVADLLLHAISVNSAYTSRVLPGDNPGDLPKQVGNKTECALLGFVLDLGKSYQAIRDEITEENFHRVYTFNSARKSMSTVIPRDGGYRIFTKGASEIVMKKCSFIHGKDGKLESFSKSMQDRLVREVIEPMACNGLRTISIAYRDFVRGKAEINQVHFENEPHWDDEDHIINNLTCLCVLGIEDPVRPEVPDAIHKCQRAGITVRMVTGDNINTARSIASKCGILKPGDNSLILEGKEFNRRVRDSSGKVQQHLVDKVWVNLRVLARSSPTDKYTLVKGIIESKVSANREVVAVTGDGTNDGPALKMADVGFAMGIAGTDVAKEASDIILTDDNFTSIVKAVMWGRNVYDSIAKFLQFQLTVNVVAVVVAFVGACAINDSPLKAVQMLWVNLIMDTLASLALATEAPTPDLLQRKPYGRTKPLISRTMMKNILGQAVYMISIIFLLLFYGDKMLDIDSGRYADIRDPPSQHFTIIFNTFVMMTLFNEINARKIHGQRNVFQGFFSNPIFYSIWLSTLAAQIVIVQFGGRAFSTEALTLELWLWCILFGSGVLLWGQVVTSMPTKSLPKDLFSWGSGEPQTDPIADLTTEDKLDSDGKDSKRTGQILWIRGLTRLQTQLRVIRAFKSTLEDLEERRSCHSLHSLHNMRNSRSQQGNRPMSDISYIDEDSMKSPSPNSGKRCGSCNTAVRLVTPIEESSPTTAETAPLVPPGSPQGGPAAAATQQLGHHRPHTHANTQNSSS